The Streptomyces sp. NBC_01298 genome contains the following window.
CCGGCCCGACGACAAACCCGCCCCCGCGATCCGGCAGCGCAGACACCTGCGCACTACCGCGATCACCGTCGCCCTGGGCGTGGTCATGTTCACCGTCGGCGCCGTCGGCCTCTCCCCATCCGGCTCCAGCACACCAGACGCCCCCTCTTCCGCAGCCTCCGCCGCGGGTCCGGCGCGCGGCATCGAGGCACTGCGCGAGCGCGTGAAGCGCCTGCCGAAAGATCCGGGTAGCTGGGCGGACCTCGGCATGGCCCTCGTGCAGCAGGCCCGCACCACCGCCGACCAAGCCACCTACGCGCAGGCAGAGGAGGCTCTGCGCCGCTCCCTCGCCCTGGAACCGGCCGAGAACCTGCACGCCGAGATCGGCATGGGCGCCCTGGCCGCCGCCCGCCACCAGTTCCGCGACGCCCTCACCTGGGCCCGCAAGGCGGTCGCCACAAGCCCCGCCACCCCGGCCTCCTACGGAGTCCTGGCCGACGCCCACACCCAGCTCGGCCAGTACAAGGAGGCAGAGGAAGCCGTCCAGAAGATGGCCGACCTCCGCCCCGACAGCAGCTCCCTGGCCCGCGCCTCCTACACCTTCGAACTCCGCGGCGACACCGCCCAGGCCAAAACCCTGATGGAGCGCGCACTACGTGCGGCGGGCACGCCCGGCGAGCGAGCCTTCGCCCACACCCACCTGTCCTCCCTCGCCCTGGACAGCGGCGATCCGGCGACCGCTGTGCGCCAGGCCGAGGCCGGGCTGGCCATCGCGCCACGCGACGCAGGTCTGATGGAGGTCCGGGCCAAGGCACGCGCAGCCACGGGAGACCGCGAGCGGGCAGTCGCCGACTACACCGCGGCCATCGCGACGGCCCCGCTCCCGCAGTACCTCCTCGGACTCGGTGAACTCCAGCAGGCGCTCGGCCGCCCGGAACGGGCCGAGGCCCAGTACGCCGTCCTGCGTGCCCAGGAAACGCTCCGCCGGGCCACCGGTGCGCCCGCCGACGTCGACGCGATCTACTTCGAAGCGGATCACGGCGACCCCCGCCAGGCGGTGACCATGGCGGAAGCAGCGGTACGGGATCGGCCGTTCATCGCCGTCCACGACGCCTACGCCTGGGCCCTGCACCGCGCCGGACGCGACGAAGAGGCCCTCGACCAGGCCGACGAAGCCCTCGCCCTGGGTACGCGCAGCGCGCTCTTCCGCTACCACCGCGGCGCCATCCACCAGGCGCTCGGCGATGTCACGGCCGCCCGGCGCGATCTTCAGCAGGCGCTGGCCCTCGATCCCTCCTTCCACCCGCTGCACGCCCCCGCGGCGCGCGAAGCACTCCGGCGAATCGACGACACCCCATGAACCCCCGCACCCGCCGGCGCCTGGCCGCCGTACCGCTCGCAGCCGCCCTGCTCACCCCCCTGGGCCTCCTCGCCTCGGCCGCGCCCGCTGCCGCGCATCCGCTGGGCAACTTCACCGTCAACTATGCGACCAGCCTGACCCTGCGCCCTCGCGCGGTCGAGGCCGAGGTCGTGGTCGACCGCGCCGAGATCGCCGCAGCACAAGAGCGCCCGCTCATCGACCAGGACCACAACGGATCCCTCAGCTCCGACGAGCAGGGCATCTACGCGGACGAGGCGTGCGCCACCCTCGCCGGACACCTGGCCGCGGGCGTAGGGAACGTGAACCTCCAGTGGGAGCGGGGAGCAGGCAAGCTGGCTTTCCACACCGGCGAGGCCGGGCTCAAGACCAGCCGACTCACCTGCCACCTCACGGCCGCCGCGGACCTCACCTCGCCGTCCAATGTCCACGTTGCCACGCATTACGACAGCCGGCGGGTCGGCTGGCACGAGATCACCGCCCGCGGCGAAGGTCTCACCCTTACCAGCTCCACCGTTCCCGCGGTCTCCACGACCAACCAGCTGCGCCAGTACCCGCAGGACCCTCTCGCTGACCCGTTCGACCAGCGCACCGCTGAACTGCGGACCGTTCCCGGGCAGGGGATCGCGGCCCGGATCGTGCCGCCCGGCCTGCCCGGCTCAGGCCCGGTCACCGCCGCGCTGAACAAGGTCTCCGCTCTCTTCGACACCCTCGTCGGCAGCCGCGAACTGACCGTCCCTGTCGGCCTCCTCGCCCTGCTTCTCGCCGTCGTCCTCGGTGCCTCCCACGCGGCGATGCCCGGCCACGGCAAGACGATCATGGCGGCCTACCTGGCCGGACGGCGCGGCACCCCGCGTGATGCCGTCACTGTCGGAGCAACCGTCACCCTCACCCACACCGCGGGCGTCCTCGCTCTCGGTCTGGCGCTCCCGCTGGCCACCCACCTTGCCGGGGAAACCGTCCTCGGCTGGCTCGGCCTGGCCAGCGGCCTCCTCGTCACCGCCATCGGCTTGCGGCTGCTGCACTCCGCCCTGCGCGGCCGCCCTCTCCAGCACGGCCACAGCCACAGCCATGGGGGACATCACCACCACGGCGATCACAGCCACGCGCACCACGGTGACCACGGTGACCACGGCCATGGGCCTCACCACGGCGGCGACCACGGGCACGGACACAGCCACGAGCCGCCGACCGGCCTACCGTCCTCACGCCGCGCGCCGGACAGCGCGGCGGCCGACGGCGCCACCGTCGTCCTGACCAAAACCGCGACCGCGCTCCCGGACAACGATCACCACCACGGCGAAGCCGACCATCAACACACCCACGAAACCGACCACCACCACACTCACGCTCCGGCACGCCGAAGGCGCTGGTCGCTCATCGGCGTCGGCATCGCCGGCGGCCTCGTCCCCAGTCCCTCGGCACTGGTCGTCCTTCTCGGCGCCGTCGCCCTCGGCCGGACCGCCTTCGGCGTGCTCCTCGTCATCGGCTACGGCCTCGGGATGGCCACCACCCTCACCCTCGCCGGTCTCCTCCTCGTACGACTGCGCGACCGGATCGGTGCCCGCACCGCGGAGAGGTCCTCCACGCGTCTGAAGGCGCTTGGGCGTATCGGGCCCGCCGTCACCTCGGCCCTCGTTCTCCTCGTCGGACTAGGCCTCACCGCCCGCGCCATCACCGGCTTGTGAGCAATGCGGATACCAGCAGCTCAGAGGACCTGGCCGTCCGTGCAGAGTCTGGGTCGGTCTGCCACGGCAGCTCCGACGGCGCAGCACGATGCCGGGAGTCCCTCTGCTTGGTCGCCCTGGTTCGAGGGCCGGTGGGGCGCCCGGAGAACCGCCCTGTGCCGATATCTGGTGAATCCATACCAATCCGGCGGGTTCGATCCTTCGAATCACCAGGTGGAGGCGTGAGCGCAAGCTGCTCGCGGCGCCGGGTCTCACATGGCCCTGGGGCGCAGAGGCGAGGGGGCGCGAAAGGAAGTGCTGCTATGACCGCACGAACGATCGGACGCGGCTTTGCCGCCGTTGTCCTGGCTGCCGGTTTCGGTGTGGCGGGCGTGGGCGTGGCGGGGGCTGCTCCCCAGTCCCACCACCATGATCACGGGGTGTCGGGAACGGTGACCTCCCGGATCGAGCTCAATGTCCGCCAGCACCCGTGGACGCATTCCCACGTGGTGTGGAGCCTGTCCCCGGGCAGCCACGTCAAGCTGGCCTGCCAGCAGGACGGCTGGTACCACCTGGCCGACAAGTCCGGCTGGGTCGAGTCCCGCTACGTTCACGCCCACGAGTGGGTGCGGTACTGCTGACCGAGGCGGCGGGCGGCCGGGAGGTCTCCAGCTGTCGTGGCTCGACCCGGCCAGTCCCGCTCCACGGCAGGGGCCGCACCGGTGGTGCGGCCCCTGCCGTGCGTGTCAGTGCTGGTCGAGCGGGAGGGCGATGTCGGTGACCTGGCGGTTCTTCGGGAAGGAGCCGAGGTCGCGAGCTGCGCCGGTCAACAGGTTGATCCCGTAGAGGCGCTGGGTGCCCGTGGTGCTGAGGGCCGCGTAACCGCTGTTGGTGGACGACTTGGGGCTGTAGTAGATGTCGAAGCCCGCGTCGGGGCCCGCGTTGACGCCGAGGTTCCCGGTGGGGGCGAGGGTGCCGGCGTTGGCCGGGGACTGGATCGAGGTCCGGTCGGCCGTGGTGTCGATGTCGAACAGGGTCGTCGCGGTCGCCGCGTTCAGGTCGTTGTTCGTGTAGGCGGCACCGGTGACACCGAGGGCCGTGGAGGGCGGCGTGGTGGGGTTGGTGAGCATGCCGTCAACGGTGGTGGTGAGCGGGGGGCCTCGCCCGACGACCGACGCCACAGGAAACCGCGCTCGCGGCCGAGGGCGCCAGAGCACAGGGGCCGGCCGAGCCCCCGCCCGGTGCGCCGCGTACGCGTAGCCAGCCCCTGCTGCCCGCGTCCAGGTCAGGCGGGAAGGGAGAGGAGGACCAGGGGGCTGGTGGTGGGCTGGGCGGAGCCGCCTGCAGGTTCGAGGGTGAGGCCGACGGCCAGGGCCTGGCCGGGATCTCCCTGCATGAGGACGGAGCCGTCGCCGGGGATGAGACCGGCGGGGCGCATGGTGCCGTGGTCGTCGAACCACAGCTGGTAGGTCCGTCCCGCGGGAGCCGGGGAGAGCCCTGAGGCGAGGAACACGGCCTGGTTCAGGCGGGCAGAGGTCACGACAGAAGCGGAAGCCCCCGTGCTGGTGCGCCCACGGGTCGTCCGGGCGTCGGGGGAAGCCATCACAGCGGTCATGTCCTGGACCTGCTGGCCGGCGCGCTGGGCCTGCGTGCGGGCCTGTTCCGTCTGCTGGTGCTGCCAGAGGGCGACACCGCCGAACCCGGCGGCGGCGACGATGCTGGCCGCGACCACGAACGCCCCGGCCCTGCGGGTGAGACGTGTGGTGAGGCGGACGGACGGGAGGAGTAGGGGGCGCGCCGGCAATTGCCGGACGCCGTCGATTCGGTTCAGGACGACCTGTCGCATCGCGACGGGTACGGGCAGGCTCACTGCTGCGGCCAGACGTGCCGCCGTGGCAGCGAACTCGCCGACCTCCTGGTGACAGCCTTCGCAGTGTTCAAGGTGCGCGGTGAACGCGCGGAGTTCCTCACCGGTGAGCGCGTCGAGTGCGTACGCACCGGTGAGGGTGTGCAGTTCTGCTTCGTGTTTCATGTGGTCACCCCCATGCAGTCGCGCAGCCGGATCAGTCCGTCGCGCATTCGGGTCTTGATGGTCGGAAGCGGGGACCGCAGTTCTTCTGCGACCTCGCGGTAGGTCAGTCCCCCGTAGTAGGCCAGGGTCACCGCCCGGCGCTGGAGCTCGGTCAGACTGCGCAGACAGCGCCGTACCTGCTCGCTGTCCAGCCGGGTCTCGACCTCCTCGGCGACCTCGTCGAAGGGCCGCATCTGGTCGCGTACGCCCGTGGAGTGTTCACGGTTGGCGGCTGCCTGGGCGGACCGGACGCGGTCCACAGCCCGTCGGTGGGCGATGGTCGCCACCCAGGCCATGACGGTGCCCTGTTCGGGGCGGTAGCGGGCGGCCTGACGCCATACGTCGATCATCACCTCCTGTGCCACCTCCTCCGATTGGGCCCGGTCCCGGACGACTTTGACGGCGATCCCGAAGACGGTGGCGGCGACCGCGTCGTAGAGATCGGAGAAGGCGTCCTTGTCGCCCTGGCTCACCCGCCCCATCACCTCTTGCAGCTGCCGGCCGACGGGATCGTGGCCGCGGGATCGCTGGGGCTGGGTCATCGGCGTCCTGCCCCGTGCCGCCAAGTGCCGTGCTGCGGAACGGCCGTGCACGGGCCGCACCCGCCTTCATGCCTCGATGTCATCAACAGCTCTTTCGCCGCGAGAAGAGCCGGCCCCTCAGGGGCCGGCCATGTTCCTCCGCTGTCTTACCGCTTCTTCGGAGCGGGCATATGTGCGGATTGCCCTGAGCAGCTACCCCGCACCTGGTTTGCCATCCCTTCGAGTGATCTTGGCGCCGACCGCCCCGCAGCTCGACGAGCGGTAGTGAGGCAGACAGACCGGTGCGGCAGCTTGGCCGACACCCCTATCCGGTGCGCCCGCCCAGGCGCGGAAAACCAGTTGAACGTAGAAGCGACCAATCCGCCGGACGGACCACAGCGAATGGGCATTGTGAGCACCTTCCGCAAGTCCCTAGCCCGCAGCGCACTGGGCGCCGTGTCCGGTCTGCTGGCCGGGTACACGGCGCTGGCGGTGGCCGAGCTCGCAGCTTCCCTGATCCGGCCGCAGGCCGGGCCGGTGACCGTTGTGGGCGGCGCCGCCATCGACCGGACACCGGCTGCGGTCAAGGACTTCGCGATCCGCACGTTCGGTGAGAACGACAAGGTCGTTCTCCAGCTCGGCATCCTCGCCGTCCTCGGTCTCCTCGGTGTCATCCTCGGCATCGTCTCCCTGCGCTACCGGCGGGCAGGTGCGGCGGGTGTCCTGATCTTCGGTGTGATCGGCGCGGCCGCCGCACTGAGCAGGCCCGACACCCAAGGGGTCGCGGACGCACTGCCCTCTGTGGCCGGTGCGCTCGCGGGCGCCGCCGTCCTCTACCTCCTGGCCGGGAAACTGAACTCCGGCAGCTCACCCGCCGGTGCGGAGACCGCCGGAGGAGGCTGGTCGAGGCGGGGCTTCCTCACCGCGGCCTCCGTCACCGCAGTCGCCGCAACCGGCGCCGGAGCGGTGGGGCGCGCCCTCATCGGCAAGAGCGGCCAGGGCGCCACCGCCTCCAGGGCCGCGATCACCCTGCCCGCACCCGACTCCGCCGCCCCCGCGCTCCCGGCGGGATCGCAGCTCAAGGTGGAGGGGATCAGCGCCTTCACGACTCCGAACAAGGACTTCTACCGCGTGGACACCGCGCTCGTCGTCCCCAAAGTCGACGCGGACACCTGGAGGCTTCGCATCCGCGGCAAGGGCGTCACCCGCCCGCGCACCTACACCTTCCAGGAGCTGCTGGACCGTCCGCTCATCGAGCGCGACATCACCTTGACGTGCGTCTCCAACGAGGTCGGCGGCCCCTACATCGGCCACGCCCGCTGGCTCGGAGTACGCCTGGACGACCTGCTCGAGGAGTGCGGCGTCAAGGCACCCTCCCAGGGCGGCAAAGCAGACCAGCTGGTCGCCCGGTCGGTCGACGGCATGACGCTCGGCTCCCCGGTCGAGGACGTGATGGACGGCCGCGACGCGATCCTGGCCGTCGGGATGAACGGCGAACCCCTGCCCTTCGACCACGGCTTCCCCGTCCGCATGCTCGTCCCCGGTCTCTACGGGTACGTGTCGGCCTGCAAGTGGATCCAGGAGATCGAGCTCACCACCTTCGATTCCTACGACCCGTACTGGGTCAAGCGCAAGTGGGCCCGCAAGGCGCCCATCAAGACCCAAGCCCGCATCGACACCCCCAAACCCTTTGGCCGGCCCACGGGCCAGGTGGTGACGGTGGCCGGCGTCGCCTGGGCCCAGCACCGCGGCATCGACCGCGTCGAAGTCCGGGTCGATGACGGACCCTGGCAGACCGCCGACCTCGCCCCCCAGGCGAACAAGGACACCTGGCGCCAGTGGTCCTTCCCCTGGAAGCCGACACCGGGCGGCCACAACCTCACCGTCCGTGCCACTGACGGCACCGGCCAGGTCCAGACCGAAGAACGCACAAGGACCATCCCCGACGGCGCCAGCGGCTGGCACAGCGTCTTCGTCACCACGTAAAGCCCCGGCCGGTATCGACCAAGGCTTTTCGCCGCGGCCCCAGCCTCGCATCTCACCCTTTGCGTATTTCTGAGAACACAACAGGAGATTTTGATCATGTCGAACACCCTGCGTTTCCGTCGTACCGCTCTCGCCGTCGCCACGGCGGCCGTCCTGCCCTTCGCCCTTGCCGCCTGCTCCGACTCCGGGAGTGACTCGGCCTCCTCCGACAAGAGCAGCGAAGCTCCCGCCGCCTCCCAGCCGGCTACCCCGGATGCTTCGATGGTGATGGACAAGCCGTTCGGCCCGGCCTGTTCGGGCGTCCCCGCCGACGGCGCGGGCTCCTTTGACGGCATGGCCAAGGACCCGGTCGCCACCGCGGCCTCCAACAACCCGGCCCTGTCCACGCTGGTCACCGCCGTCAAGCAGGCCGGCCTGGTCGACACTCTCAACAATGCCAAGGACATCACCGTCTTCGCCCCGACCAACGACGCCTTCGCCAAGATCCCGAAGGCCGACCTGGACAAGGTCCTCGCCGACAAGGCCATGCTCACCAAGATCCTGACCTACCACGTCGTCGGCGAGAAGCTCACCCCGAAGCAGCTGGAGAGTGGCTCCTTCGACACCCTGGAGAAGACCAAGCTCACCACCAGCGGCTCCGGCGAGGCCTACAAGGTCAACGACGCCTCGACCGTCGTCTGCGGCAACGTCAAGACCGCCAACGCCAACGTCTACATCGTCGACACCGTCCTCATGCCGAAGTAACCCACACGCGTGCTGAGCAACCATGTGTGGGCCGGCTCCACCTCCCCTGGGGAAGCCGGCCCACACACCGCCCTGACATTCGACTGCGCAAGGCCCACACCAGGCACCGGTTCACGCTGCCGCGCGCCGATCTGGCTGGCGGTGTCGACCTACCGCTCAGGACTGCCAGGGCGACGCAGGCTCCTCGGCTGGCTACCCACAACCGCGACAACCGGTCGTGACATCACGACAGCGAGCACGTTCTCCAGAACACGAACCTGCTTCCGAACGGACGGCGGGTAGCCAAGAGCATCGGCGGCAAGCTCACGGTCACAGCAGCGCCCAGGGGGAGGCGGTCGAGATGGCCACCAAGGCCAATCCGGCTGCTCGTCAGCAGAATTGGCCGAAGTGGTCCGCCACATCGCCCTGCCGGTCGCCATCGTCCTGCATCTCCACGCCGACTCGGCCATGGACGCCGAAGCGACCCACCCCTTGGAGGTCCACCACCAAGAGCCAGGTGCAGGACCGCGCGAGTGGTGTTGTCTTAGGCGCGCGCGCCTCCGCCGACGCCTATCCCGCGAAATGACAACGCACCCTCACTCCCCCACGACCTAGATCCGGGCCAGTTGCGGGCCAACACCGTCCCATCGAAGGCGTATGGCTTCATCTTTCCTGCTCAGGATTAGTCCGGCGCGTGTACCACCAGCACTGGAAGGACCTGCTGGTGGCCTTCACCTCGCGAGACGACCCCTTGAAGCCGTGGGGACCTCCAGGAAGCCCTCTGGCCACCTGCGCCTCGCACGGTCCTGTCCGGCGCCTGCTTCCTGGTGACTGCCCATCAGGAGACGAGCCGGCGCTATTGTTCACCCGCGCCATGAGTGATCACGCTCTTCCCGGCTATGTGGACTCCAGCCCTTCAGGTACGGCTTCAGCTCCTCGGGTCCGGGATCGCGGGGCGCCGGCATGCCAGGCAGCTCCCGCAGCGGGTTGAGGGATCCTACGTAGGCGCGGGCCCACTCCAACCACTGTCGGGTGGAGAGCGTTTCCGGGGCTACCGAACCATCTGGCGCGGCCAGTCGGCGCTCCAGGGCATCGCAGTACTGGCTCAGCGCTCTCGCCTGATGCCAGTCCTGTGCCTGCTCACACAGCACAGTGGCGAGCTGGGCCTGGATCGCCTGCTTCCGCGCCGAGTCCATCGCCGCCCGCCACCGGACCTTCCGGTCCTCCTCGGCCCGCTTCTCGTCGACCCGGCGTTGGGCGTCCTCCCGCGAGCGGACTTCCACCTCGCGCAGGACCGCGCCGAGGACGTCCTCCAGCTTCCACCGTTTCCGGTCGGCCCACTTGCCCTGGCGTCCCGATCGGCTGTACGGAAGCTCGACCATCAGACTCTGCGCCCGCTCCGGATCCTCGGACAACGGAAATTCCTGCTTGATGGTCACCGTGTACGTGAAGTCGCCGACGACCAGGTTCAGCTCGCCCTCGCGCCGGGAGGGACGAGAGGGGATGTACGCGCCGTCGTACCCATAGGACCGGCTGCGGTAGTTCTCGGCCATCGGGTGCTCGCGCACCGCGTAGCCACGTTTCACCGCTTCCGCGCACAGGCCCTGGAACAGGCGCAGAGCCCTACTCCGGAGAGGCGCGGACACGGCGAGCCGACACTGGTCTTCCTTGAGAGCACCTACCACTGGGTGAAGGGAGCGCAATTGGGCGGGCACAGGGATGGGCAGAACGCTCTCAGGCCTCTGGCTCTTCGCGTTGTGATGCGGCCCGTCTTCGAGGGAGATCTGAAGGTCTCGGTTCCACAGGCGGAGCTTCTCGACGCGCTTCCCCGGCGGCGTGAGGTCGTGCCGTTTCGCGTAGTCGACGACCCGCCGGTATTCGGCTTCCGTCTCCTCGTCGGGCTCTGGAATGACCACCCGCCGTTCAGCCACGAGCCGTTCGATGAGCTCGGCCGCCTTGGCCCGCCGGGCCCGGGCGGCCACTGCCCGTTCCGAGTACGGCGCGGGCATCCTTTTGGCACCTGACTGGGGCGCGCCGACATACCGTGGATCCTCCGGATGGTGACCGTGCTCCAGATAGAACTCCCCCGCCTCGGTGACTTCGGCCCGCACCGCCCCACTACGGCGAGCGATCGCCAGCAGCCCTCGGTCGCGCAGCGCATATGCTGAGAGCCGTTCAGCCGATGCCAAGTCCAACTCCACGCCGGCATCCAGCCGCCTCAAGAGCTCTCGCTGGCGGTCGTTCAACGGGGACCAGCGGCGCATGCGCCCACCTCACGCTCTCAGCCGGCAGATACCTCCGCTCTACCGGCCATCGGCGGGCATCGAGCCGAGAACCGGCGAAATGACCCCGCCTCGACCGGCATCGGCTATACGTTCTGCCCACGGAAGTAGGGACGGCGGCCAGGACGGCA
Protein-coding sequences here:
- a CDS encoding tetratricopeptide repeat protein, with translation MHRPDDKPAPAIRQRRHLRTTAITVALGVVMFTVGAVGLSPSGSSTPDAPSSAASAAGPARGIEALRERVKRLPKDPGSWADLGMALVQQARTTADQATYAQAEEALRRSLALEPAENLHAEIGMGALAAARHQFRDALTWARKAVATSPATPASYGVLADAHTQLGQYKEAEEAVQKMADLRPDSSSLARASYTFELRGDTAQAKTLMERALRAAGTPGERAFAHTHLSSLALDSGDPATAVRQAEAGLAIAPRDAGLMEVRAKARAATGDRERAVADYTAAIATAPLPQYLLGLGELQQALGRPERAEAQYAVLRAQETLRRATGAPADVDAIYFEADHGDPRQAVTMAEAAVRDRPFIAVHDAYAWALHRAGRDEEALDQADEALALGTRSALFRYHRGAIHQALGDVTAARRDLQQALALDPSFHPLHAPAAREALRRIDDTP
- a CDS encoding urease accessory protein UreH domain-containing protein produces the protein MNPRTRRRLAAVPLAAALLTPLGLLASAAPAAAHPLGNFTVNYATSLTLRPRAVEAEVVVDRAEIAAAQERPLIDQDHNGSLSSDEQGIYADEACATLAGHLAAGVGNVNLQWERGAGKLAFHTGEAGLKTSRLTCHLTAAADLTSPSNVHVATHYDSRRVGWHEITARGEGLTLTSSTVPAVSTTNQLRQYPQDPLADPFDQRTAELRTVPGQGIAARIVPPGLPGSGPVTAALNKVSALFDTLVGSRELTVPVGLLALLLAVVLGASHAAMPGHGKTIMAAYLAGRRGTPRDAVTVGATVTLTHTAGVLALGLALPLATHLAGETVLGWLGLASGLLVTAIGLRLLHSALRGRPLQHGHSHSHGGHHHHGDHSHAHHGDHGDHGHGPHHGGDHGHGHSHEPPTGLPSSRRAPDSAAADGATVVLTKTATALPDNDHHHGEADHQHTHETDHHHTHAPARRRRWSLIGVGIAGGLVPSPSALVVLLGAVALGRTAFGVLLVIGYGLGMATTLTLAGLLLVRLRDRIGARTAERSSTRLKALGRIGPAVTSALVLLVGLGLTARAITGL
- a CDS encoding SH3 domain-containing protein, producing the protein MTARTIGRGFAAVVLAAGFGVAGVGVAGAAPQSHHHDHGVSGTVTSRIELNVRQHPWTHSHVVWSLSPGSHVKLACQQDGWYHLADKSGWVESRYVHAHEWVRYC
- a CDS encoding anti-sigma factor translates to MKHEAELHTLTGAYALDALTGEELRAFTAHLEHCEGCHQEVGEFAATAARLAAAVSLPVPVAMRQVVLNRIDGVRQLPARPLLLPSVRLTTRLTRRAGAFVVAASIVAAAGFGGVALWQHQQTEQARTQAQRAGQQVQDMTAVMASPDARTTRGRTSTGASASVVTSARLNQAVFLASGLSPAPAGRTYQLWFDDHGTMRPAGLIPGDGSVLMQGDPGQALAVGLTLEPAGGSAQPTTSPLVLLSLPA
- the sigK gene encoding ECF RNA polymerase sigma factor SigK; protein product: MTQPQRSRGHDPVGRQLQEVMGRVSQGDKDAFSDLYDAVAATVFGIAVKVVRDRAQSEEVAQEVMIDVWRQAARYRPEQGTVMAWVATIAHRRAVDRVRSAQAAANREHSTGVRDQMRPFDEVAEEVETRLDSEQVRRCLRSLTELQRRAVTLAYYGGLTYREVAEELRSPLPTIKTRMRDGLIRLRDCMGVTT
- a CDS encoding molybdopterin-dependent oxidoreductase; this translates as MGIVSTFRKSLARSALGAVSGLLAGYTALAVAELAASLIRPQAGPVTVVGGAAIDRTPAAVKDFAIRTFGENDKVVLQLGILAVLGLLGVILGIVSLRYRRAGAAGVLIFGVIGAAAALSRPDTQGVADALPSVAGALAGAAVLYLLAGKLNSGSSPAGAETAGGGWSRRGFLTAASVTAVAATGAGAVGRALIGKSGQGATASRAAITLPAPDSAAPALPAGSQLKVEGISAFTTPNKDFYRVDTALVVPKVDADTWRLRIRGKGVTRPRTYTFQELLDRPLIERDITLTCVSNEVGGPYIGHARWLGVRLDDLLEECGVKAPSQGGKADQLVARSVDGMTLGSPVEDVMDGRDAILAVGMNGEPLPFDHGFPVRMLVPGLYGYVSACKWIQEIELTTFDSYDPYWVKRKWARKAPIKTQARIDTPKPFGRPTGQVVTVAGVAWAQHRGIDRVEVRVDDGPWQTADLAPQANKDTWRQWSFPWKPTPGGHNLTVRATDGTGQVQTEERTRTIPDGASGWHSVFVTT
- a CDS encoding fasciclin domain-containing protein, which translates into the protein MSNTLRFRRTALAVATAAVLPFALAACSDSGSDSASSDKSSEAPAASQPATPDASMVMDKPFGPACSGVPADGAGSFDGMAKDPVATAASNNPALSTLVTAVKQAGLVDTLNNAKDITVFAPTNDAFAKIPKADLDKVLADKAMLTKILTYHVVGEKLTPKQLESGSFDTLEKTKLTTSGSGEAYKVNDASTVVCGNVKTANANVYIVDTVLMPK